A genome region from Tolypothrix sp. PCC 7712 includes the following:
- a CDS encoding DUF2256 domain-containing protein, with the protein MGRTSSKSDLPTKICPVCERPFSWRKKWQDCWDEVKYCSERCRRRRSNVKNQTDSN; encoded by the coding sequence ATGGGGCGTACAAGTTCTAAATCTGACCTACCTACAAAAATCTGTCCGGTATGCGAACGTCCCTTTAGCTGGCGTAAGAAATGGCAAGATTGCTGGGACGAAGTGAAATACTGTTCAGAACGTTGCCGCCGTCGGCGTTCTAACGTTAAAAATCAAACTGACTCAAACTAA
- a CDS encoding isoaspartyl peptidase/L-asparaginase produces the protein MKLQVQPKLIIHGGAGSSLHGKGGVEAVRQALYTVVEEVYSLLISGASAAEAVVQGCQLLEDNPRFNAGTGSVLQSDGQIRMSASLMDGTLGRFSGVINISRVKNPIQLAQFLQTSPDRVLSDYGSAELARELQIPSYNALTDLRLQEWIQERQDNFKSTMAGVVAEPELVETSNAGRGTIGVVALDTYGKIAAGTSTGGKGFERIGRVSDSAMPAGNYATTKAGVSCTGIGEDIIDECLAAKIVVRVTDGMSLKEAMQRSFAEAHNNQRDLGAIALDATGAIAWGKTSQVLLAAYHDGQRIGDTLELPIATNVGCIVSPE, from the coding sequence ATGAAGTTACAGGTGCAGCCAAAATTAATTATTCATGGAGGGGCTGGAAGTTCACTACACGGGAAAGGTGGAGTGGAGGCGGTGCGCCAAGCGCTGTATACAGTGGTGGAGGAAGTCTATTCTCTGCTAATTTCTGGAGCCAGCGCTGCTGAAGCGGTAGTGCAAGGATGCCAATTATTGGAAGATAACCCCCGCTTTAATGCTGGTACTGGTTCGGTGTTGCAATCTGATGGTCAAATCCGCATGAGTGCTTCTCTCATGGATGGGACATTAGGACGCTTTAGTGGTGTTATTAATATTTCACGGGTGAAGAACCCAATTCAGTTGGCACAATTTCTCCAAACCTCACCCGATAGAGTACTTTCAGATTACGGTTCCGCAGAACTGGCGCGGGAGTTGCAGATTCCTAGCTACAACGCTTTAACGGATTTGCGCTTGCAGGAATGGATACAGGAGCGTCAGGATAATTTCAAAAGTACAATGGCTGGGGTGGTAGCAGAACCGGAACTAGTGGAAACCAGCAATGCCGGACGCGGTACGATAGGCGTTGTTGCTTTAGATACCTATGGCAAAATAGCTGCTGGCACATCTACAGGCGGTAAGGGGTTTGAGCGGATTGGTAGAGTCAGTGATTCTGCGATGCCTGCGGGTAATTATGCTACTACAAAAGCAGGTGTCAGTTGTACTGGAATTGGGGAAGACATTATTGATGAATGCCTAGCCGCCAAAATTGTAGTACGTGTAACTGACGGTATGTCGCTCAAAGAAGCAATGCAACGCTCATTTGCAGAAGCACATAATAATCAGCGGGATTTGGGTGCGATCGCACTTGATGCCACAGGTGCGATCGCTTGGGGTAAAACCAGCCAAGTATTACTCGCTGCCTACCATGACGGTCAAAGAATTGGCGATACCTTAGAACTTCCCATAGCTACAAATGTTGGCTGTATTGTTAGTCCAGAGTAA
- a CDS encoding GAF domain-containing protein, with amino-acid sequence MLTNNQMGPPEKPTAAEKQIFSLGRVLQQLREENHLENLIEITLSYIKEHFAYEVVWIALYDRLNHRLFGKGGILPTRDGNFLYQKLALSPGDLLEQVVIEQRPLGIADLQGENRSQTLQEIAKKFHIQGTVILPLRYRDHCMGVVLLGSKKWGYLLSGEAQARLLIVLAELGAVLYQYEMDLQQQQTKHAEKPLLQLLESLRLLGNLEQRLEAVVEATQEFVSPSRTSIYWFEREGRYFWCRMSNQVSPSSRNFSPQQPAVKIPIQDLSEFYYALSVNQIVWIGESRSSLNTHFTGKLLQRLRVRSLLAAPIICYKDLLGFLAVEGNQARIWTDADKNFVQGAAGLISLLAPTESMETTIKQIQEDAQLTSQIAQAIYSEHDLHETLRICAQRVLDRLATSRFLLLRYDPDQNHYQIVHQSQQQNRRPLKFTLQALKDLDRQLLQRATEAVEIENLDEDLRFFNWRPFLSENDIHSLLICNCAQGNSPTAIVLIAHESHRTWTTLEKQLLWSISQQIGVIIRQWQLQDNNEQQKTILQSFQQSLLILAQTQSQTAEVEENHLERTALQHIASVLGCPLAIMLSWSAGKERVEIIPGVINEGFEIVVDAPVFLQSEAVIQWALAQAAHLSVTIDDLPAQTRRWLNGPDIGQILVMVLRTTDAYQPTSVVLLADHHERYWSQQSLSAAETLVYQLAWFHRQKRISQILDSKNQDLNQLNWYKHSRLEEIQRAATLLISQLNDLGTPAQEMTQIRSKPIFRQFEQTTASITELLKLEQWQLQIKWETMPIASLLKRAMERIENLRQQHKLWIGVHGLGQSDTNQDATKNTGDFNSIQNSVNLSAMAIAGDIAKIEMVLHELLVAACNRSASGSRIDIWCRRVDQRTLDISITDNGEIDAQLLAELNQDIPKDLLAISSLDQPPGLHLLICKNVMQQLQGELHIYQLDDHRVVSRLLLPLVVH; translated from the coding sequence ATGTTGACTAATAATCAGATGGGGCCGCCAGAAAAACCTACAGCTGCTGAAAAACAGATTTTTTCCTTGGGGCGAGTCCTGCAACAACTCCGGGAAGAAAATCATCTTGAAAATCTGATTGAAATTACTCTTTCTTATATTAAAGAGCATTTTGCCTACGAAGTAGTGTGGATTGCGCTTTACGATCGCCTAAATCATAGATTGTTTGGTAAAGGCGGGATTCTACCAACTAGAGATGGTAATTTTTTATATCAAAAGCTAGCTCTTAGCCCTGGAGATTTATTAGAGCAAGTAGTAATTGAACAGCGTCCCTTGGGTATAGCTGATTTACAAGGTGAAAATCGCTCCCAAACATTGCAAGAAATAGCTAAAAAATTCCACATTCAAGGCACAGTGATTTTACCACTGCGGTATCGAGACCACTGCATGGGTGTGGTATTGCTAGGTTCTAAAAAATGGGGTTACTTATTATCTGGAGAAGCTCAAGCTAGACTATTAATTGTTTTAGCCGAACTAGGGGCAGTACTTTATCAATATGAGATGGATTTGCAGCAACAGCAAACCAAACACGCGGAAAAGCCGCTATTGCAATTGCTGGAAAGTTTACGCCTGCTCGGTAACCTAGAACAAAGGCTAGAAGCAGTAGTAGAAGCCACCCAAGAATTTGTCTCCCCTTCCCGTACGAGTATTTACTGGTTTGAGAGAGAAGGACGCTACTTTTGGTGTCGGATGAGCAATCAAGTTTCTCCCAGCAGTCGCAATTTTTCTCCCCAACAACCAGCAGTCAAAATTCCCATTCAAGACTTGAGCGAATTTTATTATGCTTTATCGGTCAACCAAATTGTCTGGATTGGTGAATCCCGCAGTTCCCTAAATACGCATTTTACAGGCAAGTTACTGCAACGCCTGCGAGTGCGATCGCTTTTGGCTGCTCCCATTATTTGCTACAAGGATTTGCTAGGCTTTCTAGCAGTAGAAGGTAATCAAGCTCGGATTTGGACAGATGCAGACAAAAATTTTGTCCAAGGTGCGGCGGGATTAATTTCGCTACTGGCTCCTACTGAAAGTATGGAAACCACCATCAAACAAATTCAAGAGGATGCTCAATTAACTAGCCAAATTGCCCAAGCTATTTATAGCGAACATGACCTTCATGAAACTTTACGCATTTGCGCTCAAAGAGTTTTAGATAGGCTCGCTACTAGCCGCTTTTTATTGTTGCGCTATGACCCCGACCAAAATCATTATCAAATTGTTCACCAAAGCCAACAGCAAAATCGCCGACCTTTAAAATTTACCCTGCAAGCCCTCAAAGACTTAGACAGACAACTATTGCAACGGGCAACGGAAGCAGTAGAAATTGAAAATTTAGACGAAGATTTGCGCTTTTTTAATTGGCGACCCTTCTTAAGCGAAAATGACATACATTCTCTGTTAATTTGCAACTGCGCTCAAGGTAATTCACCCACAGCAATTGTGTTGATTGCTCATGAAAGCCATCGCACTTGGACAACTTTAGAAAAACAACTACTCTGGAGCATTAGCCAACAAATAGGTGTAATTATCCGCCAGTGGCAGCTACAAGATAATAACGAGCAGCAAAAAACAATTTTACAAAGCTTTCAGCAATCCTTGCTGATTTTGGCACAAACCCAAAGTCAAACAGCCGAGGTAGAAGAAAATCATTTAGAACGTACAGCCCTACAACATATCGCATCTGTTCTCGGTTGTCCGCTAGCAATTATGCTATCTTGGTCTGCTGGCAAGGAGCGAGTAGAAATTATTCCTGGGGTAATTAATGAAGGATTTGAGATTGTTGTTGATGCACCTGTCTTCCTTCAAAGTGAAGCTGTGATTCAGTGGGCTTTGGCCCAAGCAGCTCACCTCAGCGTTACCATAGATGATTTACCTGCACAAACGAGAAGATGGTTAAACGGGCCTGATATTGGACAAATCTTAGTGATGGTTTTGCGGACTACAGATGCTTATCAACCTACAAGTGTAGTGTTATTAGCAGACCATCACGAGCGTTATTGGTCACAGCAAAGCTTGAGTGCAGCGGAAACTCTTGTTTATCAATTAGCTTGGTTCCATCGGCAAAAACGCATCAGCCAAATTTTAGATTCTAAAAACCAAGACTTAAACCAACTCAATTGGTATAAGCATAGTCGTTTAGAAGAAATCCAAAGAGCTGCTACCCTGTTAATTTCCCAACTCAATGATTTAGGGACTCCGGCTCAGGAAATGACGCAAATTCGCTCTAAGCCAATATTTAGGCAGTTTGAGCAGACAACAGCCTCAATTACGGAACTGCTAAAACTTGAACAATGGCAATTGCAGATTAAATGGGAAACCATGCCCATAGCTAGTTTGTTAAAGCGTGCAATGGAAAGAATAGAGAATTTACGCCAACAACACAAGCTATGGATAGGTGTACATGGTTTGGGACAATCAGATACAAATCAGGATGCAACTAAAAATACTGGAGATTTTAACAGTATTCAAAATTCCGTAAATTTATCTGCAATGGCGATCGCTGGTGATATTGCCAAAATCGAAATGGTGCTGCATGAATTGTTGGTTGCAGCCTGTAACCGTAGTGCATCTGGCAGCAGAATTGATATTTGGTGTCGCCGCGTAGATCAACGCACCTTAGATATCTCGATTACAGATAACGGCGAGATTGACGCGCAACTATTAGCAGAACTCAATCAAGATATCCCCAAGGATTTGTTGGCTATTTCTTCCCTAGATCAACCACCAGGTTTACATCTACTCATCTGTAAAAATGTCATGCAACAACTACAAGGAGAATTGCACATTTATCAATTAGATGATCATCGAGTAGTCAGTCGGTTATTGTTGCCTTTAGTGGTTCATTGA